One window of the Marinilactibacillus sp. Marseille-P9653 genome contains the following:
- a CDS encoding IS3 family transposase (programmed frameshift) — MSTRRPRRTYTEEFKKQIVDLHKAGKSRKEIIEEYDLTGSAFDKWVRQHSQTGSFKERDNLTPEQKELKELRKANTQLKMENDILKQAALIFGRKFEVIKRNKHNYSISAMCRALKISRGSYYYEVIKKESDAKLEQAIIEEFAKSKNNYGTRKLKKRLKKRAFIVSRRRIGHIMKKFHLVSKYDRPSYKPQKSGVNQAKIENALNREFNPKEPMKAIVTDLTYVKVANKWFYVCFILDLFNREIIGYSAGPNKTADLVLQALATVKGDLHTVNVFHTDRGKEFDNHTIDELLDTFDIVRSLSRKGNPYDNAVAESTYKSFKFEFVYDNTFHTLYELQVQLMDYVHWWNHFRPHGSLDYESPIDYRKDWEQEQSEMEVCKSVVPQLVETSLSFS; from the exons ATGTCTACTCGTCGTCCACGTCGAACTTATACAGAAGAATTTAAGAAACAAATTGTTGATTTACACAAAGCAGGAAAATCAAGAAAAGAAATCATAGAAGAATATGATCTTACAGGATCGGCTTTTGACAAATGGGTACGTCAACATAGTCAAACCGGTTCATTCAAAGAAAGAGATAACTTAACACCTGAACAGAAAGAATTGAAAGAATTAAGGAAAGCAAATACCCAGCTTAAGATGGAAAATGATATTTTAAAGCAAGCGGCGCTGATATTCGGGCGAAAGT TCGAAGTAATCAAACGCAACAAACATAACTATTCTATATCAGCGATGTGCCGTGCCCTTAAGATCAGTAGAGGATCTTATTATTACGAAGTAATAAAGAAAGAAAGTGACGCAAAACTAGAACAAGCGATTATTGAAGAGTTTGCCAAAAGCAAAAACAATTATGGCACGCGTAAACTGAAGAAAAGATTGAAGAAGCGTGCGTTTATCGTATCTCGTCGGAGAATTGGACACATTATGAAAAAGTTTCATCTGGTGTCCAAGTATGATAGACCATCATACAAACCACAAAAGAGTGGAGTCAATCAAGCGAAGATTGAAAACGCATTGAACCGTGAGTTCAATCCGAAAGAGCCGATGAAAGCTATCGTCACGGACTTGACCTATGTCAAAGTTGCCAATAAGTGGTTCTATGTTTGTTTTATTTTAGACTTGTTTAACCGCGAGATCATCGGGTATTCTGCTGGTCCCAATAAGACAGCTGACTTAGTCCTGCAGGCTCTCGCTACAGTTAAGGGTGATTTACATACGGTCAACGTGTTCCATACTGACCGGGGAAAAGAATTCGACAACCATACTATTGATGAGTTACTGGATACCTTTGATATTGTGCGCTCGTTAAGTAGAAAAGGGAATCCTTACGACAATGCCGTAGCGGAGTCCACGTATAAATCATTTAAGTTTGAATTTGTCTACGACAACACATTCCATACACTCTATGAACTGCAGGTCCAACTTATGGACTACGTCCATTGGTGGAATCATTTTCGCCCACATGGATCATTGGACTACGAATCTCCTATCGATTATCGAAAAGATTGGGAACAGGAACAGTCTGAAATGGAAGTCTGCAAATCCGTTGTTCCCCAGCTGGTCGAAACTAGCCTCTCATTCAGTTAG
- the pglX gene encoding BREX-1 system adenine-specific DNA-methyltransferase PglX, whose protein sequence is MNKTALKVFATQARKNLIKEIKAKAKYFGINEDGTFSAEEVSGGLVYNETVFGETQEKQYRHLKNRILLDGYEAVMEEATYTWFNRLIALRYMEINDYLPINMRILSSSGGDHRNPDALKNIMQIIDELELDRDRVYRLFDQGKTDELYQYLLINQSNILGKAMPTVFGHIDQDIGLLLPNNLLSENSFLNQLVTTISEEDWKQVEIVGWLYQYYVTEDKNAFFANKSKKAGKEDIGPATQLFTPKWIVQYMVDNSLGRYWLENHPDDELKSNLEYYLEDAEQIDEVKVQLEALKDPTVDVENIKFLDPSCGSGHILVYAFEVFHKLYLSRGYRERDIPKKILENNLFGLDIDKRAAQLATFAVVMKAREYDRRLLNREWETNIYGIEESNHLTEEQVDVFSENNEQLKETVMSLLDVFYDAKLYGSIIQVPEIDIDRIRAQMTYIQEEAEITLETSDLFEYFYPALEDLINQYEILSSRFEIVVTNPPYLNRFESKVSKYVNKYFADYKKDMFSVFMYVCSQMTTKGGYNGFMTPFVWMFISSYEKLRNYLIDQKSITNLIQMEYSAFEDATVPLCTFVIKNNGTSPVGQYVRLADFKGGMTVQEEKYLEAIENSSIDYLYTFNQQDFNKIPGSPIAYWASQNILKLYVNNIKLGEITSPRKGNSTSNNHRFLRFWYEVIHDTINFENKKIERNKTLLNRWYPYNKGGGYRKWFGNNNYIIDWYDDAKAIRNIKTAVIANYNFFMKPGLTWSTVSSSKFSIRKFGYGFIFDNGGCCIFNVDEEEYILGLLNSKVFHYIFGQINPTLNFQSGEVSKFPIILVNNSEIISVVNNNILLCEKDWDSFESSWGFKKHSFIEYQQDTTNINDSFNNWNSIAEERFNQLKQNEEELNQIFIDIYGLQEELTPEVDDKDVTVRKADLERDVKSFLSYLIGIVFGRYSLDQEGLSYAGGDWNQTKYVSYQPDMNNIIPITEEAYFQDDIVKKIEELLSVIYSEETLEENLLFIAEALSKRANESARERIRRYFQKEFFKDHKQIYKNRPIYWMFSSGKRGAFKGLIYLHRYDKNTIGRMRTEYVLNESKALDNLIALEEHLLEDEYASKKEKAAAQKTIENYHKDKKEIVEYAELLDHLARQQIELDLDDGVLVNYNKFQDIEVIHPDTNKKSKKNSLEKL, encoded by the coding sequence ATGAATAAAACAGCATTGAAAGTATTTGCGACTCAAGCAAGGAAAAATTTAATCAAAGAAATTAAAGCAAAGGCAAAATATTTTGGTATCAATGAAGATGGGACCTTTTCTGCGGAAGAAGTATCAGGCGGTCTCGTATATAATGAGACCGTCTTCGGCGAGACTCAAGAAAAACAATATCGTCACTTAAAAAATCGTATCTTATTAGATGGGTACGAAGCCGTTATGGAAGAGGCAACCTATACATGGTTCAATCGATTGATTGCACTAAGATATATGGAGATAAATGATTATCTGCCGATCAATATGCGCATACTTTCGTCCAGCGGAGGCGACCATCGTAATCCAGACGCTTTGAAAAACATTATGCAAATCATCGATGAACTAGAACTTGACCGAGATAGAGTGTATAGATTATTTGATCAAGGTAAAACTGATGAACTATATCAGTATTTACTAATCAATCAAAGTAATATTCTGGGAAAAGCAATGCCAACAGTATTTGGTCATATCGATCAAGATATTGGTTTGCTTCTACCGAACAATTTATTAAGCGAAAATAGCTTTTTGAATCAGTTAGTTACTACCATTTCTGAAGAAGATTGGAAACAAGTAGAAATTGTAGGCTGGCTCTATCAGTATTACGTCACAGAAGATAAAAATGCCTTTTTTGCCAATAAAAGTAAAAAAGCTGGAAAAGAAGATATTGGACCTGCAACGCAATTATTTACGCCTAAATGGATTGTTCAGTATATGGTTGATAACTCCTTAGGACGTTACTGGCTAGAAAACCATCCTGATGATGAATTAAAATCGAACTTAGAATATTACTTGGAAGATGCGGAACAAATAGACGAGGTCAAAGTACAACTAGAAGCTTTAAAAGACCCTACAGTTGATGTAGAAAACATAAAGTTTTTAGACCCTAGTTGCGGATCGGGACATATCTTAGTTTATGCCTTTGAAGTTTTCCATAAGCTATATCTTTCTAGAGGATATAGAGAAAGAGATATACCTAAAAAAATACTGGAAAATAACCTGTTTGGACTAGATATCGATAAAAGAGCTGCTCAACTGGCAACTTTTGCAGTGGTTATGAAAGCGAGAGAATACGACCGCCGATTACTGAATAGAGAATGGGAAACAAATATTTATGGTATTGAAGAAAGTAACCATCTGACAGAAGAACAAGTTGACGTTTTTTCAGAAAACAACGAGCAACTGAAAGAAACAGTCATGTCTCTGTTAGATGTCTTTTACGATGCCAAGTTATATGGCTCGATTATTCAAGTTCCAGAAATTGACATCGATCGTATTCGAGCACAAATGACGTATATTCAAGAAGAAGCCGAGATAACATTAGAAACATCTGATTTATTTGAATACTTCTATCCAGCTCTTGAAGATTTAATTAATCAATACGAGATTCTTTCAAGTCGATTTGAGATTGTGGTAACGAATCCTCCTTACTTAAATCGCTTTGAATCTAAAGTCAGCAAATATGTAAATAAGTATTTTGCTGATTATAAAAAGGATATGTTTTCAGTATTTATGTATGTTTGTAGCCAAATGACAACAAAAGGTGGCTATAACGGATTTATGACACCTTTTGTGTGGATGTTTATCAGTTCCTATGAAAAATTGAGAAATTACTTAATTGATCAAAAAAGTATAACCAATTTGATCCAAATGGAGTATTCGGCATTTGAAGATGCAACAGTGCCTTTATGTACATTTGTTATCAAGAATAATGGCACTAGTCCAGTAGGTCAGTACGTCCGGTTAGCTGACTTTAAAGGTGGAATGACTGTACAAGAAGAGAAATATTTAGAAGCCATTGAAAACTCATCAATAGATTACCTGTATACATTCAATCAGCAAGACTTCAATAAAATACCAGGGAGTCCTATAGCATATTGGGCTAGTCAAAATATATTAAAATTATACGTAAACAATATTAAGTTAGGAGAAATAACTTCACCTCGTAAAGGTAATTCCACTTCTAATAATCATAGATTTCTGAGATTTTGGTATGAAGTGATACACGATACAATTAACTTTGAAAATAAAAAAATTGAGAGAAATAAAACATTATTAAACAGATGGTATCCTTACAATAAAGGTGGAGGTTATAGGAAATGGTTTGGTAATAATAATTATATTATAGATTGGTACGATGATGCTAAAGCAATTCGTAATATAAAAACAGCTGTAATTGCTAATTATAATTTTTTTATGAAACCTGGTCTAACTTGGTCTACAGTATCGAGCAGCAAATTTAGTATTAGAAAATTCGGATACGGATTTATATTTGATAACGGCGGTTGCTGTATTTTTAATGTCGATGAGGAAGAATATATTCTTGGCTTATTAAATTCAAAAGTATTTCATTATATTTTTGGTCAAATTAACCCAACTCTTAATTTTCAATCAGGAGAAGTTTCCAAGTTTCCTATTATACTTGTAAATAATTCAGAAATTATAAGTGTAGTAAATAATAATATTTTGCTCTGTGAAAAGGATTGGGATTCTTTTGAGAGCTCATGGGGCTTCAAAAAACATTCATTTATAGAATATCAGCAAGATACTACTAATATTAATGACTCTTTTAACAATTGGAACTCCATTGCTGAAGAACGCTTCAATCAACTAAAACAAAATGAAGAAGAATTAAACCAAATCTTTATAGACATCTATGGTCTCCAGGAGGAATTAACACCCGAAGTCGATGACAAGGATGTTACTGTACGCAAGGCAGATCTTGAGAGAGACGTTAAGAGTTTTCTGTCATACCTTATTGGAATTGTATTTGGTCGGTATTCTCTAGATCAAGAAGGATTATCCTATGCTGGTGGAGACTGGAATCAAACAAAATATGTTAGTTATCAGCCAGATATGAATAACATCATTCCAATTACAGAAGAAGCTTATTTCCAAGATGACATTGTCAAAAAAATAGAAGAATTACTCTCCGTTATTTATAGCGAAGAGACACTTGAAGAAAATCTTTTATTTATTGCAGAAGCTTTGTCGAAAAGAGCAAATGAAAGTGCGCGCGAACGAATTCGCAGGTATTTTCAAAAAGAATTCTTTAAAGATCATAAACAGATTTATAAGAATCGTCCGATATACTGGATGTTTTCTAGTGGGAAAAGAGGAGCTTTCAAAGGTTTGATTTATCTTCATCGCTATGACAAAAATACGATTGGTCGTATGCGGACAGAATATGTATTGAATGAAAGCAAAGCCTTGGATAACCTAATTGCTCTAGAAGAACACCTATTAGAGGATGAGTATGCTTCCAAGAAAGAAAAAGCGGCCGCACAAAAGACAATTGAAAATTATCATAAAGATAAAAAAGAAATTGTCGAATACGCAGAACTTCTCGATCATCTAGCCAGACAACAAATTGAACTAGACTTGGATGATGGTGTGTTGGTCAATTACAATAAATTTCAAGATATAGAAGTTATACATCCAGATACAAATAAAAAATCTAAGAAAAATAGTTTGGAAAAACTGTAA
- the pglZ gene encoding BREX-1 system phosphatase PglZ type A: MVQELTARVTEYFNLPLKAGEKRKIVYLYDSDGSYLDQLQVMSKESKQFILLYVTEQNYFKTQYLIEREYTQESLFLYFKMDKPSPRENPLLDVLFYSEELKVDQESQLFLSIGIDPDREDLTKIVKRYTPFFKNKARINRMKRLWEKAPFDTAEYFEYSIQASLVKAETADWMSIWIALFEEEAQDSHEKWDQLLKFGNIDRFWNQVDELIGYNEETSSTNQKSINDMMKRIFFTHLNAELEGQLPTELKPFILSKANPVIVFINQWMNTKNQDQSYQFVATTIQEKFDFQMLFGELPSKTLSQLETFQWFDRELITRLTETIHTVEADEQVNWIAQRRNTFWYSQFKNSYRLIKHAVYLVHAVEDMEVELLNYQTKEELLEQYTKRFYKIDQQHRKLNRVFETLDSEWQERFSKQLDHWNRLINKKYFEPLADKWTRLTEADSSIITDRVQADFYKNEVLPYVTNQRRIVVLISDGLRYEAGEELYAQLTSEKRFNGELEWMQTDLPSVTSIGMANLLPHEKIDLTDSGEVQIDGKKRTGIKQRQQLLENNIPNEVLAVNVDDLLTMNQAKLREQFNGKKVIYIYHNYIDAIGDNPKTESDVLRATESTIEQLLRLMNRLTVELSVNQFLVTADHGYLYSDQPLQNSEKAIVDLKEQAILKNKRFVLTKKALGNEVGVSMPLNKQLNEEMFVTVPRGTNRFALKGGGTQYVHGGHLPQETVVPLLKIKTDRTRNELEKVTISLITQTRRITNTVLWLSLLQSEPISETKQKRYLKIYFEDATESILSNEVTIIADKEAHSSDQRVFNEKFVFLENRSVRNEDCYLIIKDEKSQEVIVRERFDLDLI, from the coding sequence GTGGTACAAGAGTTGACAGCGCGAGTGACTGAGTACTTTAACTTACCGTTGAAAGCAGGAGAAAAACGTAAGATTGTATACCTCTATGACTCAGACGGCTCTTATCTCGATCAACTCCAGGTAATGAGTAAAGAATCAAAGCAGTTTATTTTACTGTATGTAACAGAACAGAATTATTTTAAAACCCAATATCTGATTGAGCGGGAATATACTCAAGAATCACTTTTTCTATACTTTAAAATGGATAAACCTAGCCCCAGAGAAAATCCACTACTTGATGTATTGTTCTATAGTGAAGAGTTGAAAGTGGATCAAGAAAGTCAGTTATTCTTATCCATTGGTATAGATCCAGACCGAGAAGACCTTACAAAAATCGTAAAGCGTTATACCCCCTTCTTCAAAAACAAAGCGAGAATCAATCGAATGAAACGGCTATGGGAGAAAGCTCCTTTCGATACGGCTGAATATTTTGAGTACAGTATTCAGGCCTCTTTAGTAAAAGCCGAAACAGCGGATTGGATGAGTATTTGGATCGCGTTATTTGAAGAAGAAGCACAAGACAGTCATGAAAAGTGGGATCAATTACTCAAATTCGGAAATATTGATCGTTTTTGGAATCAAGTGGATGAATTGATTGGGTATAACGAAGAGACGAGTTCAACTAACCAAAAATCAATCAATGACATGATGAAACGAATCTTTTTTACACACTTAAATGCTGAATTAGAAGGGCAACTACCAACGGAACTTAAACCATTTATTCTTTCAAAAGCAAATCCAGTCATCGTTTTTATCAATCAGTGGATGAATACAAAAAATCAAGACCAAAGTTATCAATTCGTTGCAACAACGATTCAGGAGAAATTTGACTTTCAAATGCTCTTTGGTGAACTACCTAGTAAAACACTCAGCCAGTTAGAAACGTTCCAGTGGTTTGATAGAGAACTGATTACTCGACTGACTGAAACAATTCATACGGTTGAAGCGGATGAACAAGTGAATTGGATTGCGCAACGAAGAAATACATTCTGGTATTCTCAATTCAAAAATAGTTATAGGTTGATTAAGCATGCAGTTTATCTAGTCCATGCTGTTGAAGATATGGAAGTCGAACTACTTAATTATCAAACCAAAGAAGAGTTATTAGAGCAATATACTAAAAGATTCTATAAAATAGATCAACAGCATAGAAAGTTGAATCGTGTATTTGAAACTCTGGATTCAGAATGGCAAGAACGATTTTCTAAACAATTGGATCATTGGAATCGTTTAATTAACAAAAAATACTTTGAACCTTTAGCGGATAAATGGACTCGATTAACGGAGGCCGACTCCTCCATCATTACAGACCGAGTACAAGCTGATTTTTATAAAAATGAAGTTCTTCCTTATGTGACTAATCAGCGCAGAATCGTTGTCCTTATATCCGATGGACTACGATATGAAGCGGGAGAAGAGTTGTATGCTCAACTAACTAGCGAAAAGAGGTTTAACGGAGAGCTTGAGTGGATGCAGACGGATCTTCCATCTGTTACATCAATAGGAATGGCAAATCTATTACCGCATGAAAAAATTGATTTGACTGATTCAGGTGAGGTTCAAATCGATGGTAAGAAAAGAACAGGAATCAAGCAACGCCAGCAGCTTTTAGAAAATAATATACCCAATGAAGTTCTTGCTGTAAATGTAGATGATTTGCTGACCATGAATCAGGCAAAGCTGAGAGAACAGTTTAACGGTAAAAAAGTCATTTATATTTATCATAACTACATTGATGCAATTGGAGACAATCCTAAAACAGAGAGTGACGTTTTGCGTGCAACAGAATCTACGATTGAACAGCTTTTAAGGTTAATGAATCGTTTAACAGTTGAACTTTCCGTAAACCAGTTCTTAGTGACAGCCGATCATGGTTATTTATACAGTGATCAGCCCTTACAAAATTCTGAAAAAGCAATAGTCGATCTAAAAGAGCAAGCTATCTTAAAAAATAAAAGATTTGTATTAACAAAAAAAGCTTTAGGAAATGAAGTCGGAGTATCGATGCCTTTAAACAAACAATTAAATGAGGAAATGTTTGTAACCGTACCTCGAGGAACAAACCGATTCGCATTAAAAGGTGGCGGAACGCAGTATGTTCATGGTGGACATTTGCCACAAGAAACAGTAGTACCATTGTTAAAAATAAAAACAGACCGAACACGCAATGAATTGGAAAAAGTAACGATTTCTCTAATTACCCAAACTCGCAGAATTACCAATACAGTTCTATGGCTATCTTTACTGCAATCCGAACCAATATCTGAAACTAAACAAAAACGTTATTTGAAGATCTACTTTGAAGATGCGACTGAATCAATCTTATCCAATGAAGTAACGATTATCGCAGACAAAGAAGCCCATTCTAGTGACCAGCGGGTATTCAACGAAAAGTTTGTTTTTCTTGAAAATCGATCAGTAAGAAATGAAGACTGTTACTTGATAATTAAAGACGAAAAAAGTCAAGAAGTAATTGTTAGAGAGCGCTTTGATCTTGATCTTATATAA
- a CDS encoding putative holin-like toxin, which translates to MSVAEALQLMIAFGSLLISLISLVVVLIKLNKDKKITVLNFSELTVIF; encoded by the coding sequence TTGTCCGTAGCAGAAGCGTTACAGCTCATGATTGCTTTTGGAAGTCTTTTGATTTCCCTAATCAGTCTTGTAGTTGTACTGATAAAGCTAAATAAAGACAAAAAAATAACCGTCCTTAACTTTAGCGAGTTAACGGTTATTTTTTAA